The Terriglobales bacterium genome contains the following window.
CCCTGGTCGGTTTTCCCATGTTGCTGGTGCTGGCCCAGCCCGACATGGGGACGGCCCTGACCTATGTCCCCATCGTGTTGGCCGGGCTCTTCCTAGGCGGGCTGCGCCTGAAGCATGCCCTGGTGCTGGGACTGCTGGCCGCCACCCTGGCCCCCATCGGCTGGCACTTCATGAAGCCCTACCAGAAGGCCCGCCTGGTCAGCTTCCGCGACCCCGACGCCGATCCCCAGGGCTCGGGGTACCAGATCCAGCAATCCCTGATCGCCGTGGGCTCCGGCGGCATCTTCGGCAAGGGCACGGCCAAGGGCTCGCAAACCCAGGGCTTCCTGCCCATCCCCCACACCGACTTCATCTTCGCCGCCCTGGCCGAGGAGCACGGTTTTGTAGGCGCGCTGGGGGTGCTGCTGCTATACTTCATGGTGCTGATGCGTTTGGTCCACAACGCCCAGACGGCGCCCGACCGCGCCGGCTCGTTCGTTGTGATGGGGGTGGTGGCCGTGCTGGCCTTCCACGTCCTGGTCAACGTCGGCATGGTGGTCGGCTTCATGCCGGTCACCGGCATACCGCTGCCGCTGATGAGTTACGGTGGCTCGTCGGTTTTGTTCATGTTCCTGGCGCTGGGAATCGTGATGAACGTCCGCATGCGCCGCTTCGTGAACTGAGCCAGCAGGCGCCCGCGGACCTGGGGTCTGCGGCGCCGGGTTCCTGACCGGGAACCAAACCTCGCCGCCGCCTTCGGGTGCCGGCAGAAAGATCGGAAGCAAGAGATTCGTTCGGCCCTGAAACTGTCAGGGCAAACCGGCCGGAGAAGTGAGGGCCGGGCGGGAAAAAAGCACGGCGCCGTCCCCGGGCAAGCACCGGGGCAAGGCGGATGGGCAACGGCCCCGTCCCGCGCTGCGGGAGCGAGTGGCCACCATCTGCAGCAAGGCGCCTGACAGGCAAAGAGATTTGAGTTTGCACGTCAACCCAGGATTTCCACCGCCGCTTGCCGAGCGACGACCGGGCCGGGCCCGGTCCCGGCGCCGCACGTGGGACTCTCCGGGTGTGCCTCCTTCCGCCAGCCTTCCTTCGCCTTCCTGCCGGTAGATCCGCGGCCCGCAAGGGCGCGGGACCGGAGTGAGCATGAACAAGGAACTGTACGTCGCCTCGACCCCCCACGAAACCAAGGTGGCCATCGTCGAGGAAGATCAACTGACTGAGATCTACTTCGAGCGTGAGAACGAGTACACGCTCGCCGGCTCCATCTACAAAGGGCGCGTGACCCGGGTGCTGCCCGGGATGCAGTCCGCTTTCGTGGACATCGGCCTGGAGCGCGATGCCTTCCTGTACGTCACCGACTTCTTGGAAGAGCAGGGCGACGACCAGGAAGAGTTCGAGGAGCTGCCCGCGTCGCAGGCGCCCGAGCACGCGCCGCGCTTTGCCGAGGGCGCCCCGGCGGTCGCTGCGGCGGAAGCTGAGGCACAGCCCGGGCCGGAGCAAGCCCCGGCGCGCGGCCCCGAGCCTGCCCGCGACGGCCGGCCGGAGCCGCGCCGCGAGGACGAGAGCGAAGAGGGCGGGTCGCGACGCTGGCGCGGGCGCCGCCGCCGCGGGCGCCGCGGCCGCGGAGGCGTTGCCGACTCCAAGTCCTCCCGCCAGCCCGGCGGAGAAGAGCCGCCGCGCCGCGACTT
Protein-coding sequences here:
- the rodA gene encoding rod shape-determining protein RodA, with amino-acid sequence MSRYISFRDFDWVLLGFVLIISVLGVLEIYSATYTTKFAGAHVRQIYWILGGLAVMFLVSRINYQGLLDKVHWMYVASILSLLGVLVFGQKYLGARRWIRLPGGQHFQPSEWVKLVLILAVAKYFAEPRSDHATPTDIVKVGALVGFPMLLVLAQPDMGTALTYVPIVLAGLFLGGLRLKHALVLGLLAATLAPIGWHFMKPYQKARLVSFRDPDADPQGSGYQIQQSLIAVGSGGIFGKGTAKGSQTQGFLPIPHTDFIFAALAEEHGFVGALGVLLLYFMVLMRLVHNAQTAPDRAGSFVVMGVVAVLAFHVLVNVGMVVGFMPVTGIPLPLMSYGGSSVLFMFLALGIVMNVRMRRFVN